A stretch of Plutella xylostella chromosome 10, ilPluXylo3.1, whole genome shotgun sequence DNA encodes these proteins:
- the LOC105393653 gene encoding 39S ribosomal protein L50, mitochondrial, which yields MFRNVLLPLSRSSLQLTFARNVARKRVPKVDKKLQAQQESLASRGFLRPNKPYTPPENVEETIKQICATHGLDPSSEFSGLDVKFAVLNACFKETGHSVPNSLLHSIECVDDLLMFYATPVDTRTPFDALKSMDLPKNLHIQEDYVRFHPDKDPLFGGKTAFPKSSTIVSGIKTRKKYEGHVAKRSWP from the exons atgttTCGGAATGTACTACTTCCACTTTCACGATCCAGTTTACAG CTTACGTTTGCTAGAAATGTAGCCCGAAAGAGAGTGCCAAAGGTGGATAAGAAACTTCAGGCACAGCAGGAGTCCTTAGCATCCAGAGG ATTCCTACGTCCAAATAAACCATACACTCCTCCAGAGAATGTTGAAGAGACAATTAAGCAAATCTGTGCCACCCACGGCTTGGACCCAAGCTCAGAGTTCTCAGGACTGGATGTAAAGTTTGCAGTGCTGAACGCCTGCTTCAAAGAGACGGGCCACAGTGTGCCAAACTCGCTCCTTCATTCTATTGAATGTGTTG ATGACTTGTTGATGTTCTACGCAACTCCAGTTGACACAAGAACACCATTTGATGCCCTCAAGTCTATGGATCTGCCAAAGAACCTCCACATACAAGAAGACTATGTCAGGTTCCATCCAG ACAAAGACCCACTATTTGGTGGTAAAACAGCATTTCCTAAGAGCTCCACCATCGTCTCTGGTATCAAGACTAGGAAGAAGTATGAAGGACATGTAGCCAAGAGATCCTGgccatag